A region from the Nostoc sp. HK-01 genome encodes:
- a CDS encoding beta-ketoacyl synthase, translated as MEKIAIIGISCLFPDANNPEQFWQNITDQKSSTSEVTLAEIGVDPTIFYDSAKGKPEKIYFLQGGFIRNFKFDPSEYNLPSTLVNSLDNTFKWSLYAAKQAVQHSGYLGNQQALAKCGVILGTLSLPTKLSNQLLSPIYRRTIDGAIAQLLQDQDFHLAAIPPTSKPSPYNAMISGLPAALVAQSLSLSGTHFCIDAACSSAFYSIKLASHYLQTGKADLMLAGAISCSDPLFLRMLFSGIQGYPENGISRPLDKASRGLVTSEGIGMVVLKRYSDAVRDGDNILATVCGNGLSNDGRGKHLLSPNAKGQILAYERAYQEAQLSPKDIDYLECHATGTLLGDTTECNSVESFFGEHQASPLVGSAKSNVGHLLVGAGMVGLTKAIYSLNHGVIPPTINVDEPIGAENTVISPKNIVKTTTPWPNNNSTKRVALSAFGFGGTNSHIILEKTAKDAKDTK; from the coding sequence GTGGAAAAAATAGCCATCATCGGTATATCCTGCCTATTTCCCGACGCGAACAATCCCGAACAATTTTGGCAGAATATCACCGACCAAAAAAGCTCAACCTCAGAAGTTACACTCGCCGAAATTGGCGTTGATCCCACAATATTTTACGACTCTGCTAAAGGCAAACCGGAAAAAATTTACTTCCTCCAAGGTGGATTTATTCGCAACTTTAAATTCGACCCCAGCGAATACAACCTACCATCAACCTTAGTAAATAGCTTAGATAATACCTTTAAATGGTCACTCTACGCAGCTAAACAAGCAGTGCAACATAGTGGCTATTTAGGTAATCAACAAGCCCTCGCCAAATGCGGCGTAATTTTAGGAACCCTCTCCCTACCGACAAAACTTTCCAATCAATTATTATCCCCCATTTATCGCCGCACAATTGATGGTGCGATCGCTCAACTTCTCCAAGACCAAGATTTTCATCTAGCAGCCATCCCCCCAACCAGCAAACCATCGCCCTACAACGCGATGATCTCTGGTTTACCAGCCGCCCTCGTCGCTCAATCTCTCTCATTATCAGGCACTCACTTCTGTATAGATGCTGCTTGTTCATCAGCCTTTTACTCCATCAAACTAGCATCGCACTACTTACAAACAGGCAAAGCCGACTTAATGCTGGCTGGGGCAATTAGTTGCTCAGATCCTCTATTTTTAAGAATGCTTTTTTCTGGTATTCAAGGATATCCAGAAAACGGAATTAGTCGCCCCCTAGATAAAGCATCACGCGGCTTAGTTACTTCCGAAGGAATCGGTATGGTAGTTCTCAAACGCTACAGTGATGCTGTCAGAGATGGTGATAACATCCTCGCCACTGTTTGCGGTAACGGACTATCTAATGATGGTAGAGGCAAACACTTACTAAGCCCCAACGCTAAAGGACAAATATTAGCTTACGAACGAGCTTATCAAGAAGCCCAACTCAGCCCGAAAGACATTGATTATTTAGAGTGTCACGCTACAGGCACACTCTTAGGCGATACCACCGAATGTAATTCTGTAGAAAGCTTTTTTGGTGAACATCAAGCATCACCATTAGTTGGTTCTGCTAAATCAAATGTCGGACATTTGTTAGTAGGTGCTGGGATGGTGGGCTTAACCAAAGCAATTTACAGCCTGAATCATGGTGTGATTCCACCAACTATTAATGTTGATGAACCCATCGGTGCAGAAAATACTGTGATTTCACCTAAAAATATTGTCAAAACTACAACACCTTGGCCTAACAATAATTCAACTAAACGCGTAGCCTTAAGTGCCTTTGGGTTTGGTGGAACTAACTCTCACATTATTTTGGAAAAAACCGCGAAGGACGCAAAGGACACAAAGTAA
- a CDS encoding 2-nitropropane dioxygenase, NPD, with amino-acid sequence MPLSTQDNGLKFAAYNYNHNLVWKGNLETISFEQQAIKDKLLLLDKHCYIVKIGGKVGVTNEGYLYPADNNTTSQIELISSIAPISLQQLGDPSFLSCYGVKYAYMTGAMAGGIASEELVIALGKEKILGSFGAGGLPPERIEAAIQQIQQALPNEPYAFNLIHSPNDMAIERRAVDLYLKYGVKVVEASAFLDLTPNIVYYRVAGLSLNSANQIESKNKVIAKISRREVASKFMQPAPTKLVKELVEQGLITDLQARLAEQVPMADDITVEADSGGHTDNRPLICLLPSLIALRDEIQAKYHYPQPIRVGAAGGIATPESALAAFMMGAAYVVTGSINQACVESGACEHTKKLLAQAEMADVTMAPAGDMFEMGVKVQVLKRGTMFPMRAQKLYELYRTYNSIEEIPAAEREKLEKQVFRKTIAEAWEGTAAYLSQKNPEKLGKAVNNPKLKMALIFRWYLGLSSRWSTAGEKGREVDYQIWCGPAMGGFNDWVRGSYLAEPQNRRVVDVADHIMKGAAFLYRIQNLKIQGLQIPDYYTQYRPEVCQ; translated from the coding sequence ATGCCACTCAGCACCCAAGATAATGGCTTAAAATTTGCCGCTTACAATTACAATCACAATCTTGTTTGGAAAGGTAATTTAGAAACAATATCTTTTGAGCAACAAGCTATTAAAGATAAATTACTCCTATTAGATAAACATTGCTATATTGTAAAAATTGGGGGTAAGGTTGGTGTTACTAATGAAGGATATTTATATCCTGCTGACAATAACACAACTTCACAAATAGAATTAATAAGTTCAATTGCGCCAATTTCTCTACAACAGTTAGGCGACCCTAGCTTTCTCTCTTGTTATGGTGTGAAATATGCCTATATGACTGGCGCAATGGCTGGTGGTATCGCTTCCGAAGAACTGGTTATTGCGCTAGGAAAAGAGAAAATTTTAGGCTCTTTTGGTGCAGGTGGTTTACCTCCAGAAAGAATAGAAGCAGCAATTCAACAAATTCAACAAGCTTTACCCAATGAACCCTACGCTTTTAATTTAATTCACAGTCCTAATGATATGGCGATTGAACGTCGGGCTGTGGATTTATATTTAAAATATGGCGTGAAGGTTGTAGAAGCTTCGGCATTTTTAGATTTAACACCCAACATTGTTTATTACCGAGTTGCTGGTTTAAGTTTAAATTCTGCTAATCAAATTGAAAGCAAAAATAAGGTCATCGCTAAAATTTCTCGCCGGGAAGTTGCGAGTAAATTTATGCAGCCAGCACCAACTAAGCTTGTAAAAGAATTAGTTGAACAAGGATTAATTACTGACTTACAAGCAAGATTGGCTGAACAAGTGCCAATGGCTGATGATATTACTGTGGAAGCTGATTCTGGTGGACATACAGATAACCGTCCCCTGATTTGTTTGCTTCCTTCCCTAATAGCTTTAAGGGATGAAATTCAAGCAAAATATCATTATCCCCAACCAATTAGAGTTGGCGCAGCCGGGGGAATTGCTACTCCCGAATCAGCCTTAGCAGCTTTTATGATGGGTGCTGCTTATGTAGTTACAGGTTCAATTAATCAAGCTTGTGTTGAATCTGGTGCTTGTGAACATACTAAAAAACTATTAGCACAAGCGGAAATGGCTGATGTCACTATGGCTCCCGCCGGCGATATGTTTGAAATGGGTGTAAAAGTACAAGTGCTAAAACGGGGTACGATGTTCCCGATGCGCGCGCAAAAATTGTATGAATTGTACCGCACTTATAACTCAATTGAAGAAATTCCTGCGGCAGAAAGAGAGAAGTTAGAAAAACAAGTTTTCCGAAAAACTATTGCTGAAGCTTGGGAAGGAACGGCTGCTTATTTATCACAGAAAAATCCTGAAAAATTGGGTAAGGCTGTGAATAATCCTAAGTTGAAGATGGCTTTGATTTTCCGTTGGTATTTAGGATTATCTTCTCGTTGGTCAACTGCTGGTGAAAAAGGTCGAGAAGTTGATTATCAAATTTGGTGCGGCCCGGCGATGGGCGGTTTTAATGATTGGGTGCGTGGTTCTTATTTAGCTGAACCACAAAATCGTCGAGTTGTAGATGTTGCTGACCATATTATGAAGGGCGCGGCATTTTTATATCGCATCCAAAATTTAAAAATTCAAGGTTTGCAAATACCCGATTACTACACTCAGTATCGTCCAGAAGTTTGTCAATAA
- a CDS encoding Thioester reductase — protein MSYSAADIQAWMVSHLAELLGIETDEVDIHENLENYGLDSAQAMTLVSKLEELLGFQPSPLLLWHYPNIAALSERLAEELVEQSDVQDTGIVKQTGGNAIAEIPTLDLQAEVVLDPTINPGGAIYTPIDKPKKIFLTGSTGFLGAFIIRELLEQTDAELYCLVRAGSLQEGKTKLQKNLEQYGIGQDELNPRIIPVIGDLSQPLLGLGAELFQALATNIDTIYHSGALLNYVYPYSALKTANVLGTQEILRLACQIKVKPVHYVSSVAVFESPVYAGKVVKEDDDFSHWEGIFLGYSQTKWVAEKLVKIASDRGLPVTIHRPPLIAGDSQTGIGNTHDFINLMVKGCLQMGYFPDVEYMLDMSPVDYVSKAIVYLSMQKESIGKAFHLQHPNPVSLKVLVDWVSSFGYPVQMLPYDEWQAELIKNAASPDNPLYTLRPFLLERWSEEQLTIPDLYLQARRPKISCEATVKALAGSSISCPPIDSKLFMTYTAYLIESGFLSVAL, from the coding sequence ATGTCTTATAGCGCAGCAGATATTCAAGCGTGGATGGTGTCTCACCTAGCTGAGTTATTGGGTATAGAAACTGATGAAGTTGATATTCACGAAAATTTAGAAAACTACGGTTTAGACTCAGCGCAAGCGATGACTCTGGTAAGTAAATTAGAGGAATTGCTGGGTTTCCAACCATCTCCTTTATTGTTGTGGCACTATCCTAATATTGCAGCTTTGTCAGAGCGTTTAGCTGAGGAATTAGTAGAACAATCTGATGTGCAGGATACAGGGATTGTAAAACAAACAGGTGGGAATGCGATCGCTGAAATCCCCACTCTCGATTTACAAGCCGAAGTAGTTCTCGACCCCACAATTAATCCTGGTGGTGCTATTTATACCCCTATAGATAAACCCAAGAAAATCTTCTTGACGGGTTCCACCGGCTTTTTAGGCGCATTCATTATTCGAGAACTGCTAGAACAAACCGATGCAGAATTGTATTGTTTAGTACGCGCAGGTAGTTTGCAAGAAGGTAAAACCAAGCTGCAAAAAAACTTGGAACAGTACGGAATTGGTCAGGATGAGTTAAATCCTCGCATTATTCCCGTCATTGGTGATTTGTCGCAACCTTTGTTGGGACTTGGCGCAGAATTATTCCAAGCTTTGGCTACTAACATTGACACCATTTATCACAGTGGTGCCTTGTTGAACTATGTTTATCCCTACTCAGCACTGAAAACAGCTAACGTTTTAGGTACTCAAGAGATTTTGAGATTGGCTTGTCAAATCAAGGTCAAGCCTGTACATTACGTTTCCAGCGTGGCTGTATTTGAATCACCTGTTTACGCTGGTAAGGTGGTCAAAGAAGATGATGACTTTAGCCACTGGGAAGGGATTTTTCTCGGTTACTCTCAAACCAAATGGGTAGCGGAGAAGTTGGTGAAAATTGCCAGCGATCGCGGTTTACCTGTTACAATCCACAGACCACCATTAATCGCCGGAGACAGTCAAACAGGTATCGGTAACACCCACGACTTCATCAACTTAATGGTCAAGGGTTGTCTACAAATGGGTTACTTCCCAGATGTGGAATATATGTTGGATATGTCTCCTGTAGACTATGTAAGTAAAGCTATTGTCTATCTGTCAATGCAAAAAGAATCGATAGGTAAAGCTTTCCACTTACAACATCCCAACCCTGTTTCTTTAAAAGTATTAGTTGATTGGGTTAGTTCTTTTGGTTATCCAGTGCAAATGCTACCCTACGATGAATGGCAAGCAGAGTTAATTAAAAATGCGGCTTCACCAGATAATCCTTTATATACTCTGCGCCCATTTCTACTAGAACGCTGGTCTGAAGAACAACTTACCATTCCCGATTTGTATCTGCAAGCTAGAAGACCAAAAATTAGCTGTGAAGCAACTGTGAAAGCCTTAGCAGGGAGTTCTATTTCTTGTCCGCCAATCGATTCTAAGTTGTTTATGACCTACACAGCTTATTTAATCGAAAGCGGTTTCTTGAGTGTTGCTTTGTAA
- a CDS encoding beta-ketoacyl synthase, translated as MTQDNKNKIAIIGMDAFFGECNGLDAFERSIYDGKQHFIPLPEKRWYGIDTEKDLLQDYGLSDGKPPVGAYIKDFEIDTLAYKIPPNEVEKMNPQQLLLLKVAEHAIKDAKLPEGGNVAVIIAAETELSVHQLQQRWDLSWQVKDGLNAAEITLPPEKISQLETIVKDSVHQQVEIGEYLSYIANIMASRISSLWNFTGPSFTLTAVETSAFKALEVAQMLLMTGEADAAIVGAVDLAGGVENVLLRNQTAKINTGVNTLSYDQKANGWNVGEGAGVVVLKRYDVAQENGDRIYATIDAISIGQSLVNSANEAFHSAGVQPSQVNYVEVCASGIPQEDEAEITGLLQAYPSVGHGLHSAIGSVKTNIGHTQVASGIASLIKTALCLYYRYIPGTPNWSGVKTPQQWEGSPFYVATESRPWFLGKDSDRRIAAINGLGCDGTFAHVIISEDPTQEERPSRYLEQMPYHLFPIAANDKDSIFAALDSLQKSIEASSSLSECASQAFAAYKANPQAQYAIAINGRNKKELLKEIESARKGVKTAFEKGTDWQTPVGSYFTPKPLGKHGEIAYVYPAAVNSYVGMGRNLFRLFPRIFNDHMVKSLHKRAADVERRVFPRSLSKLSLRQIETLEKQLLDDSLAMFEAEMFFTRLLTTVIRDDFQLKPKYVFGYSLGETSMMVAQGVWNDFFQGSNSFNSSALFGNRLSGPKNAVREFWGLPNTDNLDKSFWGNFVLMASPEQVQEAIKNEPQVYLTQINTPEEVLIAGEPAACKRVIAALGCNSFVAPFDHVIHCETMRSEYEELVKLNTLPSQNLAGVTFYSAAEYQPIVLESGAIASNIATGLCQQLDFPRLVNRLHDDGARIFIEAGAGGVCSRWIDKILEDKDHITVSLNRRGMDDHTNIVKSLAKLLSHRVAVDLSPLYNLTPAPKQNKATLRTVTVGGKSITASILTEENRKLFQDLPGKAKGIQPENLHSNIPLPDEIDIIKSLQDTHKILGNDILTQNTEVSMKDIIEHGFAAEEKVESSELIATPTQASATNQDLDTLIRMLELNTSHCQKLNANNARTTQAHTAFLQARQDFSKQMREIIQLQLVCAEDLLKE; from the coding sequence ATGACACAAGATAATAAAAACAAGATTGCCATTATTGGCATGGATGCCTTCTTTGGCGAGTGCAATGGCCTAGATGCTTTTGAACGCAGTATTTATGACGGTAAACAGCATTTCATACCTCTACCCGAAAAAAGATGGTATGGTATCGACACAGAAAAAGATTTACTCCAAGACTACGGCTTATCTGATGGTAAACCCCCCGTCGGAGCATATATCAAAGACTTTGAAATTGATACATTAGCCTATAAAATCCCCCCCAACGAAGTTGAAAAAATGAACCCTCAACAGTTATTGCTGTTGAAGGTTGCAGAACACGCCATCAAAGATGCGAAACTACCTGAAGGTGGTAATGTTGCCGTAATTATTGCGGCTGAAACAGAGTTATCTGTACACCAACTACAGCAAAGATGGGATTTGTCTTGGCAAGTTAAAGATGGTTTGAATGCGGCAGAAATAACTCTACCACCAGAAAAGATTTCTCAATTAGAAACCATCGTTAAAGATAGTGTTCACCAACAAGTAGAGATTGGTGAATACCTCAGTTATATCGCCAACATCATGGCGAGTCGTATTTCTTCACTGTGGAACTTTACCGGGCCTTCTTTCACCCTCACGGCTGTAGAGACTTCTGCTTTCAAAGCTTTGGAAGTCGCGCAAATGTTACTGATGACTGGGGAAGCAGACGCAGCCATTGTTGGTGCTGTTGATTTGGCTGGTGGTGTGGAGAATGTGTTGTTACGCAATCAAACAGCCAAGATTAACACTGGTGTCAATACGTTGAGTTATGACCAAAAAGCCAACGGTTGGAATGTGGGTGAAGGTGCGGGTGTAGTTGTTCTCAAACGCTACGATGTGGCACAAGAGAATGGCGATCGCATTTATGCCACCATTGATGCTATCAGTATCGGACAATCCCTTGTTAACTCAGCTAACGAAGCCTTTCATAGCGCAGGTGTACAACCTTCTCAAGTCAACTATGTAGAAGTTTGCGCTAGTGGTATTCCCCAAGAAGACGAAGCTGAAATCACTGGTTTATTACAAGCATATCCATCGGTAGGTCATGGTTTGCACAGTGCTATCGGTAGCGTCAAAACCAATATCGGACACACTCAAGTAGCTTCGGGAATCGCCAGCTTAATCAAAACAGCGTTGTGTCTTTACTACCGCTACATTCCCGGTACGCCTAACTGGTCTGGTGTGAAAACGCCACAACAATGGGAAGGTAGTCCTTTTTATGTGGCTACAGAATCTCGTCCTTGGTTCTTGGGTAAAGACTCTGACCGTCGGATAGCCGCCATTAACGGTCTTGGTTGTGACGGTACTTTTGCTCATGTGATTATCTCGGAAGACCCCACTCAAGAAGAACGCCCTAGCAGATATCTGGAGCAAATGCCATATCATCTGTTCCCGATAGCAGCTAACGACAAAGACAGTATTTTTGCGGCTTTAGATAGTTTGCAAAAGAGCATTGAAGCTAGTTCTTCTTTATCCGAATGTGCGAGTCAAGCCTTTGCTGCATACAAAGCCAACCCCCAGGCGCAATACGCTATAGCCATTAACGGACGGAACAAAAAAGAACTCCTCAAAGAAATTGAGTCAGCGCGTAAGGGTGTCAAAACGGCATTTGAAAAAGGTACAGACTGGCAAACACCTGTAGGTAGTTATTTCACACCCAAGCCTCTCGGAAAGCATGGTGAGATTGCTTATGTGTATCCGGCGGCGGTGAATTCCTATGTAGGTATGGGTCGGAATCTTTTCCGCCTGTTCCCCAGAATTTTCAACGACCACATGGTGAAGAGTCTGCACAAGCGGGCGGCGGATGTAGAACGAAGAGTATTTCCCAGAAGTTTGAGTAAGTTATCCCTCAGACAAATAGAGACTCTAGAAAAGCAATTGCTAGATGATTCTTTAGCAATGTTTGAAGCGGAAATGTTCTTCACCAGACTGCTCACCACAGTTATTCGTGATGACTTTCAACTCAAGCCGAAGTATGTATTTGGCTACAGCTTGGGCGAAACGAGCATGATGGTAGCGCAAGGAGTTTGGAATGATTTCTTTCAAGGTAGTAACTCATTCAACTCCTCGGCGTTGTTTGGAAATAGGTTATCTGGGCCGAAAAATGCGGTGCGCGAGTTTTGGGGCTTACCAAACACAGATAATTTAGATAAAAGCTTTTGGGGTAACTTCGTTTTGATGGCGAGTCCTGAACAAGTACAGGAAGCTATCAAAAACGAGCCACAAGTTTATCTCACACAAATTAATACACCGGAAGAAGTCTTAATTGCTGGTGAGCCAGCCGCCTGTAAGCGAGTCATTGCTGCCTTGGGTTGTAATTCTTTCGTGGCTCCCTTCGATCACGTTATCCACTGTGAAACGATGCGATCGGAGTATGAGGAGTTAGTTAAATTAAATACTCTACCATCCCAGAATTTAGCAGGTGTTACTTTTTATTCTGCGGCTGAATATCAGCCTATTGTACTAGAAAGTGGGGCGATCGCTAGCAACATCGCCACCGGACTTTGCCAACAATTAGACTTCCCTCGCCTAGTTAACCGCCTCCACGACGACGGCGCGAGAATTTTCATCGAAGCTGGTGCTGGTGGTGTCTGTTCACGCTGGATTGATAAAATTCTCGAAGATAAAGACCACATCACCGTATCCCTCAACCGCCGGGGTATGGATGACCATACTAATATTGTCAAATCACTGGCCAAACTTCTCAGCCATCGCGTAGCTGTAGATTTATCCCCACTCTACAATCTCACACCTGCGCCTAAACAAAATAAAGCCACCTTACGCACTGTTACCGTCGGTGGTAAATCAATAACCGCCAGTATTTTGACCGAAGAAAACCGCAAACTTTTCCAAGATTTACCTGGCAAAGCCAAAGGTATTCAACCTGAAAATCTGCATTCAAATATACCATTGCCTGATGAAATTGATATCATCAAATCGCTGCAAGATACTCATAAAATCTTAGGTAATGATATTTTGACTCAAAATACAGAAGTTTCAATGAAAGATATCATTGAACACGGTTTTGCAGCAGAAGAAAAAGTAGAATCTTCTGAGTTAATCGCCACACCGACACAAGCATCTGCTACCAATCAAGATTTAGATACCCTAATCAGAATGCTGGAGTTAAATACCTCTCACTGTCAAAAGCTGAATGCTAATAATGCTCGGACAACGCAAGCACATACAGCTTTTTTACAAGCACGGCAAGATTTTAGTAAGCAGATGCGTGAAATTATTCAATTGCAATTAGTTTGCGCTGAAGATTTGCTTAAAGAATAA